Proteins encoded within one genomic window of Microbacterium sp. LKL04:
- a CDS encoding tetratricopeptide repeat protein — MTEVPGEVDRRIDDVWAAADEETPDALRIAMREALTGRPEGDPRALFERASVEDFLGQESAAIPLYRAALAGGLEAPFATQARIQLASSLRNVGDASGAIAVLKDVPPTDPLAGAAAGFRALALYDDDKAVRALRTALRALADEIPLYGRALRAYAAEVRSRPRIRVIAVAVVVRDGYVLGELYSATPERPSFLRAPGGGVEPGETADAAVRRELAEELGATVTDSRLLGVLENIFDNDGRPGHEIAYVFAVRSPELDDLGVDERIQVLDGDTSVGWYRIDDLHADALPFYPPGALDLARGQG, encoded by the coding sequence GTGACTGAGGTGCCGGGGGAGGTGGACCGCCGCATAGACGACGTGTGGGCGGCCGCCGACGAAGAGACTCCCGACGCCCTCCGAATCGCGATGCGCGAGGCGCTCACCGGGCGACCCGAGGGTGACCCTCGCGCCCTGTTCGAGCGCGCGTCGGTTGAGGACTTCCTCGGACAAGAGTCGGCGGCGATCCCGCTCTATCGTGCGGCGCTCGCTGGGGGACTGGAGGCGCCCTTCGCGACGCAGGCGAGGATCCAACTCGCGAGCTCCCTGCGGAATGTGGGGGATGCTTCGGGCGCGATCGCCGTCCTGAAGGACGTCCCGCCGACCGACCCGTTGGCGGGCGCGGCGGCGGGATTCCGAGCGCTCGCCCTGTACGACGATGACAAGGCCGTCCGCGCGCTCCGCACCGCCCTTCGAGCTCTCGCGGACGAGATACCTCTCTACGGCCGCGCGCTGCGCGCGTATGCGGCGGAGGTCCGATCGCGCCCCCGCATCCGCGTCATCGCTGTCGCCGTCGTCGTCAGGGACGGATACGTCCTCGGGGAGCTGTACTCGGCGACGCCGGAGCGTCCGTCATTCCTGCGGGCTCCGGGCGGCGGTGTCGAGCCGGGGGAGACGGCTGATGCTGCGGTCCGCCGGGAGCTCGCGGAGGAGCTCGGGGCGACCGTGACGGATTCGCGGCTCCTCGGGGTCCTCGAGAACATCTTCGACAACGACGGCCGCCCCGGGCACGAGATCGCCTACGTCTTCGCGGTGCGCAGCCCGGAGCTCGACGACCTGGGCGTCGACGAGCGGATCCAGGTGCTCGACGGCGACACATCGGTCGGCTGGTACCGGATCGACGACCTCCACGCTGATGCGTTGCCCTTCTATCCGCCCGGTGCGCTCGATCTGGCGCGCGGCCAGGGATGA